The proteins below are encoded in one region of Desulfosalsimonas propionicica:
- the smc gene encoding chromosome segregation protein SMC, with product MQLKRIDIYGFKSFAERCTIVFPPGISAVVGPNGCGKSNIIDAIKWVMGEQSVKQLRGKSMGDVIFSGTDKKAAVNMAEVSLTLSGISEQAPASVSAYEEIMVTRRLYRSGESRYMINKQPCRLKDISDIFLRSGMGARSCAIIQQGNIGAITDATAEERRTFIEEAAGVMRYKTRRQEALVRVKSTRQNLDRINDILDEIGKQLEVLEQEAETARQYNARMDRLKYADMLISVYYYEQYERRINENRQLLQRLKEKDELNTESLEQLNTALQEIEARRTHEEKALSGLRNQKTDLQRSIDQTESRLQHLEDEQSRLTRELSQLQESLEKTRQKNQQIETEIRQAEEKAQSLESEIQELQSSLAQQESASDHDKQRLAELKQQLETHKKNQSRLSARQAKYNNVYSTALSNKEQIKRRLKQAEKEKNETADQIAELEETEADQQQRQDALNQEKTRLESEISSCRELLKEQSQQLHAQIKTVNELQQSRAQIKSQLGVLKRMESNFEWYKDGVRAIMQVRQTQAGQSGFDPTDCLDIVGNLIEPDPGYELAAEAALGEALQYIVVKAAESGIRAIDYLKHQNAGRSGFIFMESGGQNSENPGKNPDTTLHEHPKATRLQDHIRTRPGFEPVVHSLLSGVGVCDDLQTARSLLDPENGFRILVTKEGDLAGAPGLMIGGSKDRLAGILEKKQEIRQLEQNLAVTNQQLESAKGVQENLEKSVRGHENQLAGLTESSHKCQAKLVEVDKALYKTGESLRQARRRLEVATLEQQRLEGEKQDIGQELAEHDNILAEIDQQMGDLESGIRDTEAQIRELEEQIRVQQNARMDIKLNVTRRSAELENAQSTVARLKSFREESTNRISEIQQEMDHKQQQADKAGRQIEERQKQLKNHKQEMAGLQEDLRSRQSDYQSLVGRQKKTDATISGTQSELEEIRKKIHQIELDLSGLHINQENLVNRFLEKYADSFEQVRTVYRDQVLAADFSIEKAEKTRTDTREKINAMGEVNLGAIEAYESRKQRYDFLAGHRDDLMEALGDLENVIRKINRITRKLFLETFEAINRQFSGLFPRLFNGGAAWLELTEPDKPMETGVELMIHPPGKKVTRLSLLSGGEKALSAIAFIFSIFFLNPAAFCLLDEIDAPLDDVNVERFNELLKIIGENTQIIMISHNKKTMEFSDILFGVTMAGSGVSRVISVNVEQALQISKQNTHGNHNKGSDHAAALN from the coding sequence ATGCAGCTCAAACGCATTGACATCTATGGGTTCAAGTCATTTGCCGAAAGATGCACCATTGTCTTTCCACCCGGCATATCCGCGGTGGTGGGCCCCAACGGCTGCGGCAAAAGCAACATCATTGATGCCATTAAATGGGTCATGGGCGAGCAAAGTGTGAAGCAGCTGCGGGGCAAATCCATGGGAGACGTGATTTTCTCCGGCACGGACAAAAAAGCAGCCGTGAACATGGCAGAAGTGTCGCTGACGCTCAGCGGCATTTCAGAACAGGCCCCGGCTTCTGTCAGCGCCTATGAAGAGATCATGGTCACCCGCCGGCTTTACCGTTCAGGCGAAAGCCGGTACATGATCAACAAACAGCCCTGCCGGTTAAAAGACATCAGTGATATTTTTCTTCGTTCCGGCATGGGGGCCCGGTCATGCGCCATTATCCAGCAGGGAAACATCGGGGCCATAACAGATGCCACAGCAGAGGAGCGGCGGACCTTTATCGAGGAAGCCGCCGGGGTCATGCGCTACAAAACCCGGCGCCAAGAGGCCCTGGTCCGGGTCAAATCCACACGCCAGAATCTGGACCGGATCAACGACATTCTCGACGAAATCGGAAAACAGCTTGAAGTCCTTGAGCAGGAAGCAGAAACAGCCCGGCAGTACAATGCGCGCATGGATCGGCTCAAGTACGCGGACATGCTCATATCGGTGTATTATTATGAACAATACGAGCGCCGGATCAACGAAAACCGGCAGCTGCTCCAACGCCTTAAGGAAAAGGACGAACTCAACACCGAAAGCCTTGAACAGCTAAATACCGCCCTGCAGGAAATCGAAGCCCGGCGCACACACGAAGAAAAAGCCCTTTCCGGGCTGCGCAACCAAAAAACAGACCTGCAACGCAGCATTGATCAGACAGAAAGCCGGCTGCAGCACCTTGAGGACGAACAATCCCGGCTGACCCGGGAGTTGTCTCAATTGCAGGAGTCCCTGGAAAAAACCCGCCAGAAGAATCAACAGATCGAAACCGAAATCCGACAGGCCGAAGAAAAAGCACAGTCACTGGAATCAGAAATTCAAGAACTGCAATCCAGCCTGGCCCAACAGGAATCCGCATCTGACCATGACAAACAGCGGCTTGCAGAGTTAAAACAGCAACTGGAAACCCATAAAAAAAACCAGTCCCGGCTGTCGGCCCGGCAGGCAAAATACAACAATGTTTACAGCACCGCGCTTTCCAACAAGGAACAGATCAAACGTCGCCTCAAGCAGGCGGAAAAGGAAAAAAACGAAACCGCCGATCAGATTGCCGAACTTGAGGAAACCGAAGCCGATCAGCAGCAGCGCCAGGATGCGCTCAATCAGGAAAAAACCCGGTTGGAAAGCGAAATCAGCTCCTGCCGCGAATTGTTAAAAGAGCAAAGCCAACAGCTCCACGCCCAGATCAAAACCGTCAATGAGCTGCAGCAGAGCCGGGCGCAAATCAAATCCCAGCTCGGGGTGCTCAAGCGGATGGAATCCAACTTTGAATGGTACAAGGACGGGGTTCGGGCGATCATGCAGGTCCGGCAAACCCAGGCCGGTCAAAGCGGGTTTGACCCAACGGACTGCCTGGATATCGTGGGCAACCTCATTGAACCGGATCCCGGATATGAACTGGCTGCAGAAGCCGCCCTTGGTGAAGCCCTGCAATACATCGTGGTTAAGGCCGCGGAATCCGGTATCCGGGCCATTGATTACCTGAAACACCAAAACGCCGGTAGAAGCGGTTTTATTTTCATGGAGTCCGGGGGGCAGAATTCTGAAAATCCGGGAAAAAACCCGGATACAACCCTACACGAGCACCCAAAGGCCACCCGCCTTCAGGACCATATCCGCACACGCCCTGGATTTGAGCCTGTTGTCCATTCTCTGCTTTCCGGCGTGGGCGTCTGTGACGACCTGCAAACCGCCCGTTCATTGCTGGATCCGGAAAACGGGTTTCGCATTCTGGTCACAAAGGAAGGGGATCTGGCGGGTGCCCCGGGCTTGATGATCGGCGGCAGCAAGGACCGGCTTGCCGGGATACTGGAAAAGAAGCAGGAAATCCGGCAATTGGAACAGAACCTGGCCGTTACAAACCAGCAGCTGGAGTCCGCCAAAGGGGTTCAGGAAAACCTGGAAAAATCCGTCCGGGGCCATGAAAATCAGCTGGCCGGGCTCACAGAGTCCAGTCACAAGTGCCAGGCAAAGCTGGTGGAGGTGGACAAGGCCCTTTACAAAACCGGTGAATCCCTTCGCCAGGCCCGCCGACGGCTGGAGGTGGCCACCCTGGAGCAGCAGCGGCTGGAAGGCGAAAAGCAAGACATCGGCCAGGAACTGGCCGAGCACGACAACATTCTTGCGGAAATCGACCAGCAGATGGGCGATCTGGAATCCGGGATCCGGGATACAGAGGCGCAAATCCGGGAGTTGGAGGAACAAATCCGGGTTCAGCAAAACGCCCGGATGGATATCAAGCTTAACGTCACCCGGCGTTCTGCCGAGTTGGAAAACGCTCAAAGCACGGTGGCCCGGCTCAAAAGCTTCAGGGAGGAAAGCACCAACCGGATTTCTGAAATTCAGCAGGAAATGGATCACAAGCAGCAACAGGCCGACAAGGCTGGCCGTCAGATCGAAGAGCGGCAAAAACAGCTCAAAAACCACAAACAGGAAATGGCAGGCCTACAGGAAGACCTCCGGAGCCGGCAGTCCGACTACCAGTCCCTGGTGGGCCGGCAGAAAAAAACCGATGCCACCATCTCCGGTACCCAGAGTGAATTGGAAGAGATCCGCAAAAAAATCCATCAGATCGAACTCGACCTGTCAGGACTCCACATCAACCAGGAAAACCTGGTCAACCGGTTTCTGGAAAAATACGCAGACTCCTTTGAGCAGGTGCGCACCGTATACCGGGATCAGGTTCTGGCCGCGGATTTTTCCATTGAAAAAGCCGAAAAAACCCGGACCGACACAAGAGAGAAAATCAACGCCATGGGCGAGGTCAACCTCGGTGCCATCGAGGCTTATGAATCCCGGAAACAGCGCTATGATTTTCTGGCCGGACACCGAGATGACCTCATGGAGGCCCTGGGAGATCTGGAAAACGTGATCCGAAAAATCAACCGGATCACCAGAAAGCTTTTTCTGGAAACCTTTGAAGCGATCAACCGGCAGTTTTCCGGTCTGTTTCCCAGGCTGTTTAACGGCGGGGCGGCCTGGCTGGAACTCACCGAGCCGGACAAGCCAATGGAAACCGGCGTTGAGCTGATGATCCACCCGCCCGGCAAAAAGGTTACCCGCCTGAGCCTGCTTTCCGGCGGAGAAAAGGCCCTGTCTGCCATTGCCTTTATTTTTTCCATATTTTTTCTGAATCCCGCAGCCTTCTGCCTGCTCGATGAAATCGACGCCCCGCTCGATGACGTCAATGTGGAACGTTTCAACGAGCTGCTGAAAATCATCGGTGAAAACACCCAGATCATCATGATATCGCACAACAAAAAGACAATGGAATTCTCGGACATTCTTTTCGGGGTGACCATGGCCGGCAGCGGGGTGTCCCGGGTCATATCGGTAAACGTAGAGCAGGCCCTGCAAATCAGCAAACAAAACACCCACGGCAACCACAACAAAGGAAGCGATCATGCTGCAGCACTTAACTGA
- the ftsY gene encoding signal recognition particle-docking protein FtsY: MLQHLTDFCRRFYQSLQATGWYKEIIGAGLALLLLILLIDIIRRRKKAEKWPAAETRADPAQTEETSSGQPADFHEIPGPEPEQEIEQPGPAGAETHPSPAAEPVAPEPASLMDRLKTGLGKTRKSLAGRLEQAFADKNVLDRQNMEEIEEALITADVGMDTTMKLIGRIEANAAQISGPEQLRTFLKQEMRKVFENVAQPAPVAETPHVVMVVGVNGVGKTTTIGKLAFQYRCQGAGVLIGAADTFRAAAVEQLTIWAQRADAAIVAHRENTDPAAVAFDTVEAGISRSIDRVIIDTAGRLHTKVNLMEQLKKIKRSIGKKLPGAPHEVLLVLDATTGQNALAQAKMFHEGIGVTGLILTKLDGTARGGIVVGICDAMKLPIHYIGVGEAMEDLQPFDHEAFIDALF; encoded by the coding sequence ATGCTGCAGCACTTAACTGATTTCTGCCGGCGCTTTTATCAATCCCTGCAGGCCACGGGCTGGTATAAGGAAATCATCGGCGCCGGGCTTGCCCTTCTGCTTTTGATCCTGCTCATTGACATCATCCGGCGGCGAAAAAAAGCGGAAAAATGGCCAGCCGCAGAAACCCGGGCGGACCCGGCCCAAACCGAAGAGACCAGCTCCGGTCAACCGGCGGACTTCCACGAAATACCCGGACCCGAGCCCGAACAGGAAATTGAACAACCCGGTCCGGCCGGAGCCGAAACACACCCCTCACCGGCCGCCGAACCCGTCGCCCCGGAGCCGGCAAGCCTGATGGACCGGCTTAAAACCGGCCTCGGCAAAACCCGAAAATCCCTTGCCGGCCGGCTGGAACAGGCCTTTGCCGATAAAAACGTTCTTGACCGGCAAAACATGGAGGAAATCGAAGAAGCCCTGATTACCGCAGATGTGGGCATGGACACAACGATGAAACTCATCGGCCGAATCGAGGCCAATGCCGCCCAAATTTCCGGCCCTGAGCAGCTTCGGACCTTTTTAAAGCAGGAAATGCGAAAAGTCTTTGAAAACGTGGCACAGCCGGCACCAGTGGCAGAAACGCCCCATGTGGTTATGGTGGTGGGTGTCAACGGCGTGGGCAAAACCACCACCATCGGCAAACTGGCCTTTCAATACCGATGCCAGGGAGCCGGCGTGCTGATCGGCGCGGCAGACACCTTTCGGGCCGCGGCTGTGGAACAGCTCACCATCTGGGCCCAACGGGCAGATGCGGCCATTGTGGCCCACAGGGAAAACACAGACCCGGCAGCCGTGGCCTTTGACACGGTGGAAGCCGGCATTTCCAGGAGCATTGACCGGGTGATCATTGACACTGCCGGCCGGCTGCACACCAAGGTCAACCTCATGGAGCAATTAAAAAAGATCAAGCGCAGCATTGGCAAAAAACTGCCCGGCGCCCCCCATGAAGTGCTGCTGGTCCTGGATGCCACCACCGGGCAAAACGCACTGGCCCAGGCCAAAATGTTTCATGAAGGCATCGGAGTTACAGGTTTGATTCTCACAAAACTCGACGGCACTGCCAGGGGCGGCATCGTGGTGGGCATCTGTGATGCCATGAAGCTTCCGATTCACTACATCGGGGTGGGAGAAGCCATGGAAGATCTGCAGCCTTTTGACCATGAAGCCTTTATTGATGCCCTTTTCTAG
- a CDS encoding HU family DNA-binding protein, with translation MTKAELVEKMAKDAGISKVAATAALNSFMDGVSKSLKKKDGKVTLVGFGTFQKVRRKARTGRNPQTGAPIKIKARNVVKFKPGKQLRETV, from the coding sequence ATGACAAAAGCGGAACTGGTTGAAAAGATGGCAAAGGATGCGGGCATCTCCAAGGTTGCCGCCACTGCAGCACTCAATTCCTTCATGGACGGCGTGTCCAAGTCATTGAAGAAAAAAGACGGAAAAGTCACTTTGGTGGGATTTGGCACATTCCAGAAAGTCCGGCGCAAAGCCAGAACCGGCAGAAATCCCCAGACCGGTGCGCCCATCAAGATCAAGGCCCGCAACGTGGTCAAGTTCAAACCTGGCAAGCAGCTGCGGGAAACGGTTTAA
- a CDS encoding acylphosphatase codes for MTEKKAVRAVIKGKVQGVCYRMETARAAEEHKVNGWVRNRADGTVEAVLEGEAKNVDNMLNWCRQGPPGASVTDVEVEEKSYTGEYSDFTIRYTH; via the coding sequence ATGACAGAAAAAAAGGCTGTGCGTGCGGTGATAAAGGGCAAGGTTCAGGGGGTTTGCTACAGGATGGAAACCGCCAGGGCTGCAGAGGAGCACAAGGTCAACGGCTGGGTGAGAAACCGGGCTGACGGTACGGTGGAGGCCGTGTTGGAAGGCGAGGCCAAAAATGTGGACAACATGCTCAACTGGTGCCGCCAGGGCCCGCCCGGGGCCTCGGTGACAGATGTGGAAGTGGAGGAAAAATCCTATACCGGCGAGTATTCGGATTTTACCATCCGTTATACCCATTAG
- the ligA gene encoding NAD-dependent DNA ligase LigA, whose amino-acid sequence MGPTPDDTVRKRARQLREQLRHHNYRYFVLDDPEISDARYDRLMQELLEIESNWPELAAPDSPTVRVGSAPLEKFETIAHSVAMLSLDKGFSADDIPAFDQRVRRALKTDAPVRYTVEPKVDGVAVELVYRSGVLQTASTRGDGYTGELITPNVRTIAQVPLRLEEKNGVSAPSLLEVRGEVYMETADFKALNQWRLENDLSLFANPRNASAGSLRQLDSKVTAKRPLKIFVYGIGRVQGPELTGHCQALEFLEKLGFSVNPLVRCGLDADQAVGFFHELDAMRADLSYEIDGLVVKVDSYALQQQLGTTSRSPRWAVAIKFAALQEQTRVVDIIVQVGRTGALTPVAVLDPVSIGGVTVSRATLHNEDEVAKKDVRIGDRVLVQRAGDVIPEIVKVIDSWRTGEEKSFEMPESCPVCGARAVRLEDEAATRCINRNCPAQLKGNIRHFAAKGAFDIDGLGKKLIDQLVDRQLIASIADIFRLDVKTLEALDRMGPKSAQNLVDAIAQSRQIVFSRFVYALGIRHVGEHGARLLAARYETIEELAFADSRELEAIDGLGPVAAASITEFFSRAENLEIIRTLQDLGVEIVSEKQDAGKTADRPLEGKTVVLTGTLSSMTRNQARERIESAGGRVSGSVSSKTDFVVAGEASGSKLEKARQLGVTVVDESGFQALIRDGG is encoded by the coding sequence ATGGGCCCCACACCTGATGATACCGTACGCAAGCGCGCACGGCAGCTGCGCGAACAGCTCCGGCATCACAATTACCGGTATTTTGTGCTCGATGATCCCGAGATTTCAGATGCCCGCTACGATCGGCTCATGCAGGAACTCCTGGAGATCGAATCCAACTGGCCGGAGTTGGCCGCCCCGGATTCTCCCACTGTTCGGGTGGGCTCCGCACCCCTGGAAAAATTTGAGACCATTGCCCATTCCGTTGCCATGCTCAGTCTGGACAAGGGCTTTTCCGCAGATGATATCCCGGCCTTTGATCAGCGTGTCCGCAGGGCCCTGAAAACCGATGCACCGGTGCGCTACACAGTGGAGCCCAAGGTGGACGGAGTGGCTGTGGAACTGGTCTACCGCAGCGGGGTTCTGCAAACCGCTTCCACCCGCGGTGACGGCTATACCGGCGAGCTCATCACCCCCAATGTGCGCACAATCGCGCAGGTTCCCCTGCGCCTGGAGGAAAAAAACGGGGTTTCCGCGCCTTCCCTGCTGGAAGTCCGCGGGGAGGTCTACATGGAAACCGCTGATTTCAAAGCCCTTAACCAGTGGCGCCTGGAAAATGATCTTTCCCTGTTTGCCAATCCGCGAAATGCCTCTGCCGGATCTTTGCGGCAGCTGGATTCAAAGGTGACCGCTAAGCGGCCCCTGAAGATTTTTGTCTACGGCATCGGCCGGGTGCAGGGCCCGGAATTGACCGGCCACTGCCAGGCCCTGGAGTTTCTTGAAAAACTGGGTTTTTCTGTCAATCCACTGGTGCGATGCGGCCTTGACGCAGACCAGGCTGTTGGGTTTTTTCACGAGCTTGACGCCATGCGCGCGGATTTGTCCTATGAGATCGATGGTTTGGTTGTCAAAGTGGATTCCTATGCACTCCAGCAGCAGCTGGGCACCACCTCCCGGAGCCCGAGGTGGGCTGTGGCCATCAAATTTGCCGCCCTGCAGGAACAGACCCGGGTAGTTGATATCATCGTCCAGGTGGGCCGCACCGGGGCCCTGACACCGGTGGCCGTGCTTGACCCGGTAAGCATCGGCGGGGTGACCGTGAGCCGGGCCACCCTTCACAACGAAGACGAGGTGGCCAAAAAGGACGTGCGCATCGGCGATCGCGTCCTGGTGCAGCGCGCAGGTGATGTCATTCCGGAAATCGTCAAGGTGATTGATTCGTGGCGTACAGGGGAGGAAAAATCATTTGAAATGCCGGAGTCCTGTCCGGTATGCGGGGCAAGGGCCGTCCGGCTCGAAGACGAGGCGGCCACCCGGTGTATCAACCGCAACTGCCCGGCCCAGCTCAAGGGCAATATCCGGCATTTTGCCGCCAAGGGCGCCTTTGATATCGACGGGCTGGGCAAAAAGCTCATTGACCAGCTTGTGGACCGACAGTTGATTGCATCCATTGCCGATATTTTCCGTCTGGATGTCAAGACCCTGGAGGCCCTTGATCGTATGGGACCCAAGTCCGCCCAAAATCTGGTGGATGCCATCGCCCAAAGCCGGCAGATTGTTTTTTCGCGTTTTGTCTATGCCCTGGGTATCCGGCACGTGGGCGAACACGGGGCCAGGCTGCTGGCGGCCCGGTATGAAACAATCGAAGAGCTCGCCTTTGCGGACTCCCGGGAGCTTGAGGCCATTGATGGGCTCGGGCCGGTGGCGGCTGCCAGCATCACCGAGTTTTTCAGCCGTGCGGAAAATCTTGAGATCATCCGGACGCTTCAGGACCTGGGCGTGGAGATTGTGTCTGAAAAGCAGGATGCCGGCAAAACCGCAGACCGTCCTCTGGAAGGCAAAACCGTTGTGCTCACCGGCACCTTGTCATCCATGACCCGCAATCAGGCCAGGGAAAGAATCGAATCGGCCGGCGGCCGGGTATCGGGTTCGGTGAGCAGCAAAACCGATTTTGTGGTGGCCGGCGAGGCTTCCGGCTCCAAGCTGGAAAAAGCCCGGCAGCTGGGTGTCACCGTTGTTGACGAGTCGGGATTCCAGGCATTGATCCGGGACGGCGGATAA
- the glyS gene encoding glycine--tRNA ligase subunit beta, producing MKPLLIEIGTEEIPAGYIVPALNAFCRRLVDRLTDLRIECGQARIYGTPRRLAVYVCDVADRQQTVVSELTGPPERVAFDENGKPTVAAEKFAEKNGVSVDKLEIRETGKGRYLCTRKTERGRPTPAVLKEILPEIIMAIPFPKTMRWADLRVAFARPVHSLVVLYGERAVSVSFAGVKSGRHTFGHRFLKPGKIRLQSPEQYVDALAGAWVMADMDQRRAEMQTRMARAVKPAGGRIVEDMELVEENTHLVEYPEVVLGHFDEKFLELPRQVLVTAMREHQRYFAVVNENDEIMPHFIAVNNNVARDMQVLAAGHERVLRARLEDARFFFHADLKASPENMVERLKSVIFQAELGSVYDKTTRIRKLANLLGSRLGLDAKGLAHVDRAAFLCKADLVSHVVNEFPKLQGVMGRIYARRAGEAEPVAEAIEQHYRPTYSGGVLPSAMTGAVLSIADKMDTICGCFYLGLVPTGASDPYALRRQAIGIIQTAMDQDLDFSLSEAVGHALEMLGVAGGQLETKTADVCRFMENRMAFLLEDAHIARDLAAAVVSVSADRVTDVWQRAAALQRLKSEPDFQSLAVAFKRVVNIIRKADSADTASSEIREQMFADPAETALHEDLLEAEKTVSRLLAQKDMDAAFGQIAGLKPRVDAFFDTVLVMDENPEVRKNRLALLQRISDLFARLADFSKIST from the coding sequence ATGAAACCTTTGCTCATTGAAATCGGAACCGAAGAAATTCCGGCCGGCTATATCGTACCTGCCCTAAACGCCTTTTGCCGGCGGCTTGTGGACCGGTTAACGGATCTGCGGATTGAATGCGGCCAGGCCCGGATTTACGGCACCCCGAGGCGGCTTGCGGTTTACGTCTGCGATGTTGCCGATCGCCAGCAGACAGTGGTGTCAGAATTGACCGGCCCGCCCGAGCGCGTGGCTTTTGATGAAAACGGCAAACCCACGGTGGCTGCTGAAAAGTTTGCTGAAAAGAACGGTGTGTCTGTTGACAAACTGGAGATCAGGGAAACCGGAAAAGGCCGCTACCTCTGCACGCGCAAAACCGAGCGCGGACGGCCCACCCCGGCGGTGCTAAAAGAGATACTGCCCGAAATCATCATGGCTATACCGTTTCCCAAGACCATGCGCTGGGCGGATCTGCGCGTGGCCTTTGCCCGGCCCGTGCACAGCCTGGTGGTTCTCTATGGTGAACGCGCCGTGTCGGTGTCCTTTGCCGGTGTGAAAAGCGGTCGGCACACTTTTGGCCACCGGTTTTTAAAACCCGGTAAGATCCGCCTTCAATCCCCTGAACAGTACGTCGATGCCCTGGCCGGGGCCTGGGTGATGGCGGATATGGATCAGCGGCGCGCAGAAATGCAAACGCGCATGGCCCGGGCGGTAAAGCCCGCAGGCGGCCGGATCGTTGAAGATATGGAACTGGTTGAGGAAAACACCCATTTGGTGGAATATCCGGAAGTGGTGCTGGGCCATTTTGATGAAAAATTTCTGGAACTTCCCAGACAGGTGCTGGTAACCGCCATGCGGGAGCACCAGCGCTATTTTGCCGTGGTCAATGAAAATGATGAAATCATGCCGCATTTTATTGCGGTCAACAACAACGTGGCCCGGGATATGCAGGTGCTGGCCGCAGGCCATGAACGGGTGCTCCGGGCCCGTCTGGAAGATGCCCGGTTCTTTTTCCACGCAGATTTAAAAGCTTCTCCGGAAAACATGGTGGAGCGGTTAAAATCCGTGATATTCCAGGCTGAGCTGGGTTCTGTCTATGACAAGACCACGCGCATCCGCAAACTTGCCAATCTTCTTGGCAGCCGCCTGGGCCTGGATGCAAAGGGCCTGGCCCACGTGGACCGGGCGGCATTTTTGTGCAAGGCGGATCTGGTCAGCCACGTGGTCAATGAGTTTCCAAAACTCCAGGGGGTTATGGGGCGCATCTACGCCAGGCGGGCAGGGGAGGCAGAGCCGGTGGCAGAAGCCATTGAGCAGCATTACCGGCCCACATATTCCGGCGGCGTGCTGCCCTCTGCCATGACGGGTGCGGTGCTTTCCATCGCAGACAAGATGGACACCATTTGCGGCTGCTTTTACCTGGGGCTGGTGCCCACAGGTGCCTCGGATCCCTATGCCCTGCGCCGCCAGGCCATCGGTATTATCCAGACCGCCATGGACCAGGATCTGGATTTCAGCCTGTCTGAAGCCGTTGGCCACGCCCTGGAAATGCTCGGGGTCGCCGGGGGACAACTGGAAACCAAAACAGCGGACGTCTGCCGTTTCATGGAAAACCGTATGGCCTTTCTGCTCGAAGACGCTCATATTGCCCGGGATCTGGCAGCAGCCGTGGTATCGGTGTCCGCAGACCGGGTCACGGATGTGTGGCAGCGGGCAGCAGCCCTGCAGCGTCTAAAATCCGAACCGGATTTCCAATCCCTGGCCGTTGCATTTAAACGGGTGGTCAACATCATCCGCAAGGCCGATTCTGCGGATACAGCCAGCTCGGAGATCCGGGAGCAGATGTTTGCCGACCCGGCTGAAACCGCCCTGCATGAGGATTTGCTGGAAGCGGAAAAAACCGTGTCCCGGCTTTTGGCCCAAAAGGACATGGACGCCGCCTTTGGTCAGATCGCAGGATTAAAGCCCCGGGTGGATGCGTTTTTTGATACGGTTCTGGTCATGGACGAAAATCCGGAAGTGCGCAAAAACCGCCTGGCCCTGCTGCAGCGGATTTCAGATTTGTTTGCCCGGCTGGCGGATTTCTCAAAAATTTCCACCTGA
- the glyQ gene encoding glycine--tRNA ligase subunit alpha, with the protein MNFQDVILTLQRFWARKGCVLVQPYDMEVGAGTFHPATLLRALGPEPWNVAYAQPSRRPTDGRYGDNPYRLQHYYQFQVLLKPSPANVQDMFLQSLKALGIDAMDHDIRFVEDDWESPTLGASGLGWEVWLDGMEITQFTYFQMAGSIEVHPVSVEITYGVERICMFLQGVDNVYDLRWNDSLTYGDIDHQQEVEQSIYNFEIADVEMLQKCFARFEAESRRTAAQDLVLPAYEYCLKCSHTFNLLEARGAISVTERTGYIARIRNLARKCAEVYLKQREALGYPMLKVSK; encoded by the coding sequence ATGAATTTTCAAGATGTGATACTGACATTGCAGCGCTTCTGGGCCCGCAAGGGCTGCGTGCTGGTCCAGCCCTATGACATGGAGGTGGGCGCGGGCACCTTTCATCCGGCCACCCTTCTTCGCGCCCTGGGACCGGAGCCCTGGAACGTAGCCTATGCCCAGCCGTCGCGCCGGCCAACTGACGGACGCTACGGGGACAATCCTTATCGGCTCCAGCATTATTACCAGTTCCAGGTCCTTCTCAAGCCCTCGCCGGCCAATGTTCAGGACATGTTTCTACAGAGCTTAAAAGCCCTGGGCATCGATGCCATGGACCATGACATCCGGTTTGTGGAGGATGACTGGGAATCGCCCACCCTGGGGGCCTCTGGCCTGGGCTGGGAGGTGTGGCTTGACGGCATGGAAATCACCCAGTTCACCTATTTCCAGATGGCCGGCAGCATCGAAGTGCACCCGGTTTCAGTGGAGATCACTTACGGAGTGGAGCGCATCTGCATGTTTCTGCAGGGTGTGGATAATGTTTATGACCTGCGGTGGAACGATTCCCTGACCTATGGCGATATTGACCATCAGCAGGAGGTCGAGCAGTCCATCTATAATTTTGAGATTGCGGATGTGGAGATGCTGCAGAAATGCTTTGCCCGGTTTGAGGCCGAATCCAGGCGCACCGCCGCCCAGGATCTGGTTTTGCCGGCTTATGAATACTGCCTGAAATGCTCCCACACATTTAATTTGCTCGAAGCCCGGGGGGCCATCAGTGTTACGGAACGAACCGGCTATATCGCCCGAATCCGCAACCTGGCCCGCAAGTGCGCCGAGGTTTATTTAAAACAGCGCGAAGCCCTTGGATATCCCATGCTCAAAGTCAGCAAGTGA